A section of the Malania oleifera isolate guangnan ecotype guangnan chromosome 2, ASM2987363v1, whole genome shotgun sequence genome encodes:
- the LOC131149052 gene encoding uncharacterized protein LOC131149052 codes for MAAPAKNILVIERLEMEQEKHGDQQEDIENLSNPLEQGTCSNMSSYTVDGAEPETVIVIESRGTGVVVKENGNWEPESKSQETGNVSVEGQKEPNVLESEKNSCIAEKCNGRSLSGENLDREKVCRICQLSSERPSDASDLIQLGCGCKGELSISHHRCAKVWFKHKGSRQCEICGETARNVSGVEENNIGFRVDYWNDMRLMGAYSVDREDSCSWRRSFCNFVVASLVLVFILLWFFRVNVL; via the exons ATGGCAGCGCCAGCGAAGAACATTTTAGTGATAGAAAGGTTGGAAATGGAGCAGGAAAAGCATGGTGATCAACAAGAAGACATCGAGAATTTGTCGAATCCATTAGAGCAAGGAACCTGCAGTAACATGTCATCATATACGGTGGATGGAGCTGAGCCTGAGACAGTCATTGTGATAGAATCCAGAGGAACTGGAGTTGTGGTCAAAGAAAATGGGAATTGGGAACCAGAAAGCAAGTCTCAGGAGACTGGTAATGTATCTGTGGAAGGACAAAAAGAACCAAATGTACTTGAATCAGAGAAAAATAGTTGCATAGCTGAGAAATGCAATGGCAGGTCCTTGAGTGGTGAAAACCTTGACAGAGAAAAGGTTTGCAGGATTTGCCAGTTGAGCTCGGAACGCCCATCCGATGCCTCTGATCTGATCCAGCTCGGTTGCGGCTGCAAAGGTGAGCTAAGCATTTCGCATCATCGGTGCGCAAAGGTCTGGTTCAAGCATAAAGGGAGTAG GCAATGTGAGATTTGTGGGGAGACTGCGAGGAATGTATCAGGTGTTGAAGAAAATAATATCGGATTCCGGGTTGACTACTGGAATGACATGAGGTTGATGGGTGCATATTCAGTGGACAGAGAGGACTCCTGTTCATGGAGACGGTCCTTCTGCAACTTTGTAGTGGCATCACTGGTTCTAGTTTTCATACTCCTATGGTTTTTTCGGGTCAATGTCCTATAA